In Sinorhizobium mexicanum, one DNA window encodes the following:
- a CDS encoding TRAP transporter substrate-binding protein: MLNRMTKLALGLALPLALLASGPAEAEIRDQTIKFASANNKGHPQVTGMEKFAELVNEKSGGKINVKLFPGGTLGGDVQTVSALQGGVIEMTVLNAGILASNAKEFGAVDLPFLFNSGEEADKVMDGPFGTGLMERLSDTGLVGLAYWELGFRNLTNNRHPVTKLEDIKGLKIRTIQSPIPVELFNSLGANAVPLPYTELYTALETGTVDGQENPAANILNAKFYEVQKYMTLTRHQYNPQIVLISKKFWDGLNDEEKAVLKQAAVEARDFQRKVSREQDAGALEEIRKTGMEVSELSPEETQRLRDAVKPMIDKFSADIGQETVQALFKEIGAVRGQ, encoded by the coding sequence ATGTTGAACAGAATGACGAAACTGGCACTGGGTCTGGCCCTGCCCCTGGCGCTGCTGGCGAGCGGACCGGCAGAGGCCGAGATCCGCGACCAGACGATCAAATTTGCCTCGGCGAACAACAAGGGCCACCCGCAGGTGACCGGCATGGAGAAGTTCGCCGAACTCGTCAACGAGAAGAGCGGCGGCAAGATCAATGTGAAGCTCTTCCCCGGCGGCACGCTCGGCGGCGACGTCCAGACCGTCTCGGCGCTGCAGGGCGGTGTGATCGAGATGACGGTGCTTAATGCCGGCATTCTCGCAAGCAACGCCAAGGAGTTCGGCGCCGTCGACCTGCCCTTCCTGTTCAACAGCGGCGAGGAGGCCGACAAGGTCATGGACGGGCCGTTTGGCACGGGCCTTATGGAGCGCCTGTCCGACACCGGCCTCGTCGGCCTCGCCTATTGGGAGCTCGGCTTCCGCAATCTCACCAACAACCGCCATCCGGTAACCAAGCTCGAGGACATCAAGGGGCTGAAGATCCGCACGATCCAGTCGCCGATCCCGGTCGAGCTCTTCAACTCCCTCGGCGCCAACGCCGTGCCGCTCCCCTACACAGAGCTCTACACCGCGCTCGAAACGGGAACCGTCGACGGTCAGGAAAACCCGGCCGCCAACATCCTCAATGCGAAGTTTTACGAGGTGCAGAAATACATGACGCTGACCCGCCACCAGTACAACCCGCAGATCGTGCTGATCTCGAAGAAGTTCTGGGACGGCCTCAATGACGAGGAGAAGGCTGTCCTGAAGCAGGCGGCGGTCGAAGCACGCGACTTCCAGCGCAAGGTCTCGCGCGAGCAGGATGCCGGCGCACTCGAGGAAATCCGCAAGACCGGCATGGAGGTCAGCGAACTCAGCCCCGAGGAAACGCAGCGCCTGCGCGACGCCGTCAAGCCGATGATCGACAAGTTCAGTGCCGACATCGGCCAGGAGACGGTGCAGGCCCTCTTCAAGGAAATCGGCGCCGTGCGCGGCCAGTAA
- a CDS encoding shikimate dehydrogenase gives MTDTLVRSLKAGLIGSGIQASLTPAMHMAEGVAQGLRYEYELIDLNALGATEDDLPRLIADAERRGLAGLNITHPCKQAIISFLDELAPDARRLGAVNTVVLKGGRRYGHNTDWWGFAEGFRRGLPDADLGAAVQLGAGGAGVATAYAALSLGLRRLTVFDREAERAQSLAEMLSPIFPKADIVAGTDLATAMRDASGLIHATPTGMTKYPGLPLDPELLDERHWVAEIVYFPLETALLKEARRRGCRTLDGGGMAVFQAVGAFRLFTGLEPDAARMLMHFRSMTG, from the coding sequence ATGACCGATACGCTCGTAAGATCCTTGAAGGCCGGCTTGATCGGCTCCGGCATCCAGGCCTCGCTGACACCGGCGATGCACATGGCGGAGGGCGTGGCGCAGGGGCTCCGCTACGAATACGAGCTGATCGATCTCAATGCGCTCGGCGCAACGGAAGATGACTTGCCGCGTCTCATCGCCGATGCCGAGCGGCGCGGCCTTGCTGGACTCAACATCACCCATCCCTGCAAACAGGCAATCATTTCCTTTCTCGATGAGCTCGCCCCCGACGCCCGGCGGCTCGGCGCGGTCAATACCGTCGTGCTCAAGGGCGGCCGGCGCTACGGCCACAATACAGACTGGTGGGGTTTCGCCGAAGGCTTCCGGCGCGGCCTGCCGGATGCGGACCTCGGCGCGGCCGTGCAGCTCGGCGCCGGCGGCGCGGGCGTGGCGACGGCCTACGCCGCCCTTTCGCTCGGCTTGCGGCGGCTTACCGTCTTCGACCGCGAGGCGGAGCGCGCGCAATCGCTTGCCGAGATGCTTTCGCCCATCTTTCCCAAGGCCGACATTGTGGCCGGCACGGATCTTGCCACCGCGATGCGGGACGCATCGGGTCTTATCCACGCCACTCCGACCGGGATGACGAAATATCCGGGGCTGCCACTCGACCCTGAGCTCCTCGACGAACGGCACTGGGTCGCCGAGATCGTCTACTTCCCGCTGGAAACGGCGCTCCTGAAGGAGGCGCGTCGGCGCGGCTGCCGCACGCTCGACGGCGGCGGCATGGCCGTGTTCCAGGCAGTCGGCGCCTTTCGCCTGTTCACTGGGCTCGAGCCGGATGCGGCACGGATGCTCATGCATTTTAGGTCGATGACTGGATGA
- a CDS encoding bifunctional sugar phosphate isomerase/epimerase/4-hydroxyphenylpyruvate dioxygenase family protein, translating into MKTSIATVSLSGDLKDKLQAIAKAGFDGVEIFENDFLAFDESPREVGRMARDFGLDITLFQPFRDFEGMPEPLRTRTFDRAERKFDVMQELRTDLVLVCSNVSPAAQGGLDRAAADFRELGERAAKRNLRVGYEALAWGRHINDHRDAWEIVRRADHPNVGLILDSFHTLSRKIEVNSIRSIPKEKIFIIQLADAPLINMDLLYWSRHFRNMPGEGDLPVIDFMRAVAATGYDGYLSLEIFNDQFRGGNAGAIAVDGRRSLIYLGDQVKRAEPDTALSVPAMPAPAEVKGVAFIEFAAEEEQAAELEVLVRTLGFEKTAKHKSKRVALYRQGAINLVINTEREGFANASYLVHGTSAYAFGLMVGDAAATVERAKALGAEPFAQAVGPGELSVPAIRGVGGGIIYFLDEKSELARIWEIEFEPVADDRSTMPAGLTSVDHVAQTVRYEEMLTWLLFYGSLLDVHKTPMVDIIDPAGLVRSQVVENDAGSLRVTLNGAENRNTLAGHFIAETFGSGVQHLAFATGDIFAAAEALRANGFHALPISPNYYDDIEARFALEPDLIERLKEANILYDRDEHGEYFQLYSPTYGEGFFFEIVERRGYRGYGAANAIFRIAALKKQLRPAGLPRD; encoded by the coding sequence ATGAAGACCTCGATAGCCACCGTTTCTCTGAGCGGCGATCTCAAGGACAAGCTGCAGGCGATCGCCAAAGCCGGCTTCGACGGTGTGGAAATCTTCGAGAACGATTTCCTTGCCTTCGACGAAAGCCCGCGGGAAGTGGGTCGCATGGCGCGCGACTTCGGCCTCGATATCACCCTGTTCCAGCCGTTCCGGGATTTCGAGGGCATGCCGGAACCGCTTCGCACGCGAACCTTCGACCGTGCCGAACGCAAGTTCGACGTGATGCAGGAGCTTCGCACGGATCTCGTGCTCGTCTGCTCTAACGTTTCGCCGGCGGCCCAAGGGGGCCTCGACCGTGCGGCGGCCGATTTCCGCGAGCTCGGCGAGCGGGCGGCGAAGCGGAACCTCAGGGTCGGTTATGAGGCGCTGGCCTGGGGCCGCCACATCAACGATCATCGCGACGCCTGGGAGATCGTCCGGCGTGCCGATCACCCCAATGTCGGCCTCATCCTCGACAGTTTCCACACGCTTTCCCGCAAGATCGAAGTCAATTCGATCCGGTCGATCCCGAAGGAAAAAATCTTCATCATCCAGCTCGCAGATGCGCCGCTTATCAACATGGACCTGCTCTACTGGAGCCGGCATTTCCGCAACATGCCCGGCGAAGGTGATCTTCCGGTCATCGACTTCATGCGCGCCGTCGCCGCGACCGGCTATGACGGCTATCTGTCGCTGGAAATTTTCAACGACCAGTTCCGCGGCGGCAATGCCGGGGCCATCGCGGTCGACGGCCGCCGCTCGCTGATCTATCTCGGCGACCAGGTCAAGCGCGCCGAACCGGACACAGCCTTGTCGGTACCTGCGATGCCGGCGCCTGCGGAGGTCAAGGGCGTCGCCTTCATCGAATTCGCCGCCGAGGAGGAACAGGCGGCCGAACTGGAGGTACTGGTCAGAACGCTCGGCTTCGAGAAGACGGCGAAGCACAAGAGCAAACGCGTCGCGCTTTATCGCCAGGGCGCAATCAATCTGGTCATCAATACGGAGCGCGAGGGGTTCGCCAACGCCTCCTACCTGGTCCACGGTACGTCGGCCTACGCCTTCGGGCTGATGGTCGGTGACGCCGCGGCGACGGTCGAGCGCGCAAAGGCGCTCGGCGCTGAACCCTTCGCACAGGCCGTCGGCCCCGGTGAGCTCTCGGTGCCGGCGATCCGTGGCGTTGGCGGCGGCATCATCTATTTCCTCGATGAAAAGTCCGAGCTCGCGCGCATCTGGGAGATCGAATTCGAGCCGGTGGCGGATGACCGATCAACGATGCCGGCCGGCCTGACCTCCGTCGACCACGTGGCCCAAACCGTCAGATATGAGGAAATGCTGACCTGGCTTCTCTTCTATGGCTCGTTGCTCGACGTGCATAAGACGCCGATGGTGGACATCATCGACCCGGCCGGACTGGTGCGCAGCCAGGTGGTGGAGAATGACGCAGGTTCCTTGCGTGTCACGCTGAACGGCGCCGAAAACCGCAACACGCTCGCCGGACACTTCATCGCCGAGACCTTCGGCTCCGGCGTCCAGCATCTCGCCTTTGCCACGGGCGATATCTTCGCTGCCGCCGAGGCCTTGCGGGCAAACGGCTTTCACGCGCTACCGATCTCGCCGAATTACTATGACGACATCGAAGCCCGCTTCGCCCTCGAGCCGGACCTGATCGAGCGCTTGAAGGAGGCCAATATTCTCTACGACCGCGACGAGCACGGGGAGTACTTCCAGCTCTACAGCCCGACCTATGGCGAGGGTTTCTTCTTCGAGATCGTGGAGCGACGCGGTTATCGTGGCTACGGCGCCGCCAATGCCATCTTCCGCATCGCCGCGCTCAAGAAACAGTTGCGGCCGGCGGGTCTGCCGAGAGATTAG
- a CDS encoding slipin family protein has translation MDIVGSLAPFIAALVVLLIVIAYAIRILREYERGVIFTLGRFTGVKGPGLILLVPYVQQMVRVDLRTRVLDVPSQDVISHDNVSVRVSAVIYFRVIDAEKSTIQVEDFMAATSQLAQTTLRSVLGKHDLDEMLAERDKLNDDIQKILDVQTDAWGIKVATVEIKHVDINESMIRAIARQAEAERERRAKVINAEGEHQAAAKLLEAAEILARQPQAMQLRYLSTLNVIAAEKSSTIIFPFPMDLANILAAKAGGSSQ, from the coding sequence ATGGACATAGTCGGAAGTCTCGCCCCGTTCATCGCGGCGCTTGTGGTACTGCTCATCGTCATTGCCTACGCGATCAGGATCCTGCGCGAATACGAACGCGGCGTCATCTTCACACTGGGCCGGTTCACCGGGGTGAAGGGGCCGGGGCTGATCCTGCTCGTTCCCTATGTCCAGCAGATGGTGAGGGTTGATCTGAGGACGCGGGTGCTCGATGTGCCGAGCCAGGATGTCATCTCCCATGACAACGTTTCGGTCCGCGTCAGCGCGGTCATTTATTTCCGCGTGATCGACGCGGAAAAATCGACGATCCAGGTCGAGGACTTCATGGCGGCGACGAGCCAGCTCGCCCAGACGACGCTGCGCTCCGTGCTCGGCAAGCACGACCTCGACGAGATGCTGGCCGAGCGCGACAAGCTCAACGACGATATCCAGAAGATACTGGACGTCCAGACGGACGCCTGGGGCATCAAGGTCGCGACCGTCGAGATCAAGCATGTCGACATCAATGAATCGATGATACGGGCAATCGCACGCCAGGCGGAAGCAGAACGCGAACGGCGGGCCAAGGTCATCAACGCCGAGGGCGAACACCAGGCGGCGGCGAAACTGCTCGAAGCGGCGGAAATTCTCGCCCGGCAGCCGCAGGCCATGCAATTGCGCTATCTCAGCACTCTGAACGTGATCGCCGCCGAAAAGAGCTCAACGATCATCTTTCCGTTCCCGATGGATCTGGCGAACATCCTTGCGGCCAAGGCGGGCGGTTCTTCGCAGTAA
- a CDS encoding NfeD family protein — protein MSRILILLMVLIPAFAFPAPSASGAERLAMVLHVNGAISPATAEYVTRGLERADARGVSLVILQMDTPGGLDTSMRDIIRAILDSSVPVASFVAPSGARAASAGTYILYASHVAAMAPGTNLGAATPIAIGGGLFGGGDEGDKGGPGEAHKQSGAKQPANAGEAKMINDAVAYIRGLAELRNRNADWGERAVREAASLSSTAAVREKVVDFTAVNIEDLLKQAHGRTVRVGQADIRLDTAGLAVEEALPDWRTRLLSVITDPNVALLLMIVGIYGLIFEFLTPGTVLPGTIGGISLLLGLYALAVLPVSYAGIGLIILGVGLLVAEAHAPSFGALGLGGGVALVLGAAILFDTDVPGLQVSWPVLGGVAIASLAFSALVARLAYISRRHKVVTGGEQMIGISGTVDSWTGGTGYVIARGERWKAVSGESLAVGEDVTVIDRNGLTLKVARSAAQT, from the coding sequence ATGTCCCGAATCCTGATCCTGCTCATGGTATTGATACCGGCGTTCGCGTTTCCTGCCCCGTCGGCATCCGGCGCCGAGCGCCTGGCGATGGTCTTGCATGTGAACGGCGCGATCAGCCCGGCGACTGCGGAATATGTGACGCGCGGCCTTGAACGGGCTGATGCGCGTGGCGTCTCCCTCGTCATATTGCAGATGGACACGCCCGGCGGGCTCGACACGTCGATGCGCGACATCATCCGCGCCATTCTCGATTCGTCCGTGCCGGTTGCCAGTTTCGTGGCGCCGAGCGGAGCGAGGGCGGCGAGCGCCGGTACCTATATTCTCTACGCCAGCCATGTCGCGGCGATGGCCCCGGGTACCAATCTGGGTGCCGCGACACCGATCGCAATCGGCGGCGGTCTGTTCGGCGGCGGCGACGAGGGCGACAAGGGCGGTCCGGGCGAGGCTCACAAGCAGAGTGGCGCAAAGCAGCCGGCCAATGCTGGTGAAGCGAAGATGATCAACGATGCGGTCGCTTATATCCGCGGGCTCGCCGAACTGCGCAACCGCAACGCCGATTGGGGTGAGCGCGCCGTGCGCGAGGCTGCAAGCCTCTCGTCGACGGCAGCCGTCCGCGAGAAGGTCGTTGATTTCACCGCCGTCAACATCGAGGACCTGCTGAAGCAGGCGCATGGCCGCACGGTTCGTGTCGGCCAGGCGGACATCCGCCTCGACACGGCGGGGCTCGCCGTCGAGGAGGCTCTGCCCGATTGGCGAACCCGCCTCCTGTCCGTGATCACCGATCCGAATGTCGCCCTGCTTCTGATGATCGTCGGCATCTATGGATTGATCTTCGAATTTCTGACACCCGGAACGGTGCTGCCCGGCACGATCGGCGGCATAAGCCTTCTGCTCGGGCTCTACGCACTCGCGGTGCTGCCGGTGAGTTATGCCGGCATCGGACTGATCATCCTTGGCGTGGGGCTGCTGGTGGCCGAGGCCCATGCGCCGTCGTTCGGGGCGCTTGGGCTCGGCGGCGGGGTCGCGCTGGTGCTGGGCGCCGCCATACTGTTCGACACGGACGTACCGGGCCTGCAGGTCTCCTGGCCGGTCCTCGGCGGCGTCGCCATCGCAAGCCTCGCCTTCAGCGCTCTCGTTGCCCGGCTTGCCTACATCTCGCGCCGGCACAAGGTTGTCACCGGTGGGGAGCAGATGATCGGCATTTCCGGCACCGTCGATAGCTGGACGGGCGGCACGGGCTACGTCATCGCCCGCGGCGAACGCTGGAAGGCGGTCAGCGGCGAGTCGCTCGCAGTCGGGGAAGACGTGACGGTCATAGACCGCAACGGATTGACGCTGAAAGTCGCGCGCAGCGCGGCGCAAACCTAG
- a CDS encoding tetratricopeptide repeat protein has product MGAGEDSEHVAQCMVAESDVRVETERLLDDARFHATERHRKLLKYLVDEFLAGRSATVKAYSIAVDVFGRPSSFDPNVDPIVRVEVSRLRAALARYYETVGQQAPLRIELPRGNYRPQFIALSDAREPVQLKGVQPFESGTQNEAQETPAQPSRIVRLGLFAACAGLMVTAVAALYGIATGHFGWPPALSVKPTIIVDVRGEPTAAPAVYRLEESLVHALSQFSTVRTFTQPRRTDVDTAAVTGDISTVHPLQPKSNAYRLSVTHGDAAGHEGFSWQVIDMRTNETLRSGVAEAVSGNRNTSREQRDLVTKLARALAGDQGIVTSLEAARQLANPSLGYGCVLLADIALARADSESIVAAHSCLERSLTYQENDAEVLASLATVLVAGAMGNSSVATERALKLADRATALAPQSSQSYAAQMMARFAAGETEAAFLSGRRAASLNPLDDSVLARLGYLLFVSGRWQEGVKLARSAGQNNEYVQRAAVLTLALEDYRNGNYGEALRRARQLASPSDITVSILRIAAAGQLGLQEEATNATEELRSHVERFEPVLRRQMWAQHFSPELVGLIEAGLRKAGIRLSSGS; this is encoded by the coding sequence GCCACAGGAAGCTTCTGAAATACCTGGTCGACGAGTTCCTCGCGGGGCGCTCGGCGACGGTGAAGGCCTATTCCATCGCGGTTGATGTCTTCGGCCGGCCCAGTTCCTTCGATCCGAATGTCGACCCGATCGTTCGCGTCGAGGTCTCCCGCCTGCGCGCGGCGTTGGCTCGATATTATGAAACCGTGGGGCAACAGGCGCCGCTCAGGATCGAGCTTCCGCGAGGCAACTACAGACCGCAGTTCATAGCACTTTCGGATGCGCGGGAGCCTGTTCAACTAAAGGGTGTGCAGCCGTTCGAGTCCGGGACGCAGAATGAAGCGCAAGAGACGCCCGCGCAACCATCGCGGATCGTCCGCCTGGGCCTCTTCGCCGCCTGCGCCGGCCTCATGGTCACGGCTGTCGCCGCGCTCTATGGCATTGCCACGGGCCATTTCGGCTGGCCGCCTGCGCTTTCCGTGAAACCGACGATCATCGTCGATGTTCGGGGAGAGCCCACGGCTGCACCGGCTGTGTACCGGCTTGAAGAGTCGCTCGTGCATGCGCTGTCGCAATTCTCCACGGTCAGGACGTTCACGCAGCCGCGGCGGACGGATGTGGATACGGCAGCGGTCACGGGAGACATTTCGACCGTGCATCCGCTGCAGCCGAAGAGCAATGCCTACAGGCTTTCGGTGACGCATGGCGACGCGGCCGGTCACGAGGGTTTCTCCTGGCAGGTCATCGACATGCGGACCAACGAAACGCTGAGGTCAGGCGTCGCGGAAGCCGTGAGCGGAAACAGGAATACGTCCCGGGAACAACGGGATCTCGTCACCAAACTCGCCCGCGCGCTTGCCGGCGATCAGGGGATAGTCACCAGCCTCGAAGCCGCACGCCAGCTCGCAAATCCTTCCCTTGGCTATGGCTGCGTGCTTCTCGCCGATATTGCGCTCGCGCGCGCCGACAGCGAAAGCATAGTTGCCGCACACAGTTGCCTCGAGCGGTCGTTGACCTACCAGGAAAACGATGCCGAGGTCTTGGCAAGCCTTGCGACGGTTCTCGTTGCGGGGGCGATGGGCAATTCCTCGGTCGCCACCGAGAGGGCGCTGAAGCTCGCCGACAGAGCAACGGCACTCGCGCCGCAGTCCAGTCAGAGCTATGCGGCGCAGATGATGGCGCGCTTTGCCGCCGGCGAAACCGAGGCCGCATTTCTTTCCGGCCGACGCGCCGCGTCGCTGAACCCGCTGGACGACTCCGTCCTCGCCCGGCTCGGTTATCTGTTGTTCGTCAGCGGGCGATGGCAGGAAGGTGTGAAGCTTGCGCGCTCTGCCGGGCAGAACAACGAATATGTCCAGCGGGCCGCTGTGCTGACGCTGGCATTGGAAGACTACAGAAATGGCAACTACGGCGAGGCGTTGCGGCGGGCGCGCCAGCTGGCGAGCCCGTCGGATATTACGGTCAGCATTCTGAGGATCGCGGCCGCGGGGCAACTGGGCCTTCAGGAGGAGGCAACCAATGCCACGGAGGAATTGCGCAGCCACGTCGAAAGGTTCGAGCCCGTGTTGCGCCGGCAGATGTGGGCGCAGCATTTCTCTCCCGAGCTGGTAGGGCTGATCGAAGCCGGCTTGCGCAAGGCGGGCATACGCTTGTCGAGCGGCTCCTGA